From Vidua macroura isolate BioBank_ID:100142 chromosome 5, ASM2450914v1, whole genome shotgun sequence, the proteins below share one genomic window:
- the CDKN1B gene encoding cyclin-dependent kinase inhibitor 1B — protein MSNVRISNGSPTLERMEARQSEYPKPSACRNLFGPVNHEELNREFKKHLQEMEEAYQRKWNFDFQNHRPLEGRYEWQAVEKGSSPDFYFRPPRLRKAVCKSAGRQSLDVNGNCQTVVFVGSQGISEDTHCVAQKTDVSENQTDLAEQCTAQRKRPAADDSSPQNKRANTTEEEVSEDSPSASSVEQTPKKSSPGRHQT, from the exons ATGTCAAACGTCCGCATTTCTAATGGGAGCCCTACCCTGGAGCGCATGGAGGCCAGGCAGTCGGAGTACCCGAAGCCGTCAGCGTGCCGGAACCTCTTCGGGCCGGTGAACCACGAAGAGCTCAACAGGGAGTTTAAGAAACACCTGCAGGAGATGGAGGAGGCGTACCAGAGGAAGTGGAATTTCGATTTCCAGAATCACAGGCCGCTGGAAGGCAGGTACGAGTGGCAAGCCGTGGAGAAGGGGAGCTCGCCCGACTTCTACTTCAGACCCCCCCGGCTACGGAAAGCCGTCTGCAAGTCCGCCGGCCGCCAGAGCTTGGATGTAAACGGGAATTGCCAAACCGTGGTTTTTGTCGGTTCTCAGGGAATCTCAGAGGACACTCACTGTGTAGCTCAAAAGACTGATGTTTCAGAAAATCAGACGGACTTAGCAGAGCAGTGCACTGCCCAGAGGAAAAGACCCGCAGCCGATG ATTCCTCTCCTCAAAATAAAAGAGCCAATACAACAGAAGAAGAGGTTTCAGAAGACTCTCCCAGTGCCAGTTCAGTGGAGCAAACACCCAAGAAATCAAGCCCGGGAAGACATCAAACGTAA